In Zingiber officinale cultivar Zhangliang chromosome 8B, Zo_v1.1, whole genome shotgun sequence, a single genomic region encodes these proteins:
- the LOC122014337 gene encoding transcription factor MYB2-like — MSDKSSSSSIKYQEMELRRGPWTLEEDSLLIHYIACHGEGRWNLLARSSGLKRTGKSCRLRWLNYLKPDIKRGNLSAEEQLLILELHSKWGNRWSRIAQYLPGRTDNEIKNYWRTRVQKQARQLRVDANSSVFRDAVRCYWMPRLLDEASASAAIAAAATPFLSQHPPDPQFLHDRQEFAQLPTENCHSQVLIPHMPQSSSNDQDQLARFDPPPMEAAAITTPDDVSFDPAFSNCSDIVSDMTNGGQSEWGMDELYGMLRGYMKY; from the exons ATGTCTGATAAAAGTAGTTCATCGTCCATCAAATATCAGGAGATGGAGCTACGGCGAGGTCCCTGGACTCTAGAGGAAGATTCTCTCCTCATCCACTATATTGCCTGCCACGGCGAAGGTCGCTGGAACCTCCTCGCTAGGTCCTCAG GGTTGAAGAGAACCGGCAAGAGCTGCCGTCTCCGGTGGTTGAATTATCTGAAGCCGGATATAAAGCGCGGCAATCTCTCCGCCGAGGAGCAGCTCTTGATCCTCGAACTCCACTCCAAGTGGGGCAACAG ATGGTCTCGGATCGCACAGTATTTACCAGGGcgaaccgacaacgagatcaagAACTACTGGCGGACGCGGGTGCAGAAGCAAGCGCGGCAGCTGCGGGTCGATGCCAACAGCAGCGTCTTCCGTGACGCCGTCCGCTGCTACTGGATGCCGCGACTGCTCGACGAAGCCTCCGCTTCCGCTGCCATCGCTGCCGCCGCCACTCCCTTTCTCTCACAGCACCCACCTGACCCTCAGTTTTTACATGATCGTCAAGAATTTGCTCAATTACCCACCGAGAATTGCCACTCCCAAGTCCTCATCCCTCACATGCCCCAATCCTCCTCGAACGATCAGGATCAACTCGCACGATTCGATCCTCCTCCGATGGAAGCCGCCGCCATAACGACGCCGGACGATGTTAGCTTTGATCCGGCCTTCAGCAATTGCAGCGATATTGTTAGCGACATGACTAACGGTGGGCAAAGCGAATGGGGTATGGATGAACTCTATGGCATGCTGAGAGGCTACATGAAATACTAG
- the LOC122017856 gene encoding transcription factor bHLH75-like isoform X1, translated as MGESLQEFDYLRRSFPFVEWEQNFELMSQVTEFTGSVMQNQCIGLMDYSNNYYLPHQEFAVPVIDNSVSFLPPVECQKPILKQQPVPGSIGEHIHEDRKRKSMVAPDTNSLAEIKVKKNASGSGKRHKRNSNEKNKQKEVVHVRARRGQATDSHSLAERERRKKINERMKRLQDHVPGCNKRMGMARMLDEIISYVQSLQNQVEFLSMELSAASYVQDYSIGAGSLSTVQVEKEDGAREPEKLKTLMEGHGDCTSFHSSVPF; from the exons ATGGGAGAGTCTCTTCAGGAATTCGACTACCTTAGGCGTTCCTTTCCTTTCGTGGAATGGGAACAAAATTTTGAGCTGATGAGCCAAGTTACAGAGTTCACTGGCTCTGTAATGCAGAATCAGTGCATAGGGTTGATGGATTACTCCAATAATTATTACTTGCCTCACCAGGAGTTTGCAGTGCCAGTTATTGATAACTCCGTGAGCTTCTTGCCACCTGTTGAATGTCAAAAGCCCATTTTAAAGCAGCAGCCTGTCCCAGGCTCAATTGGAGAACATATCCATGAAGACAGGAAAAGGAAGTCAATGGTGGCACCAGATACCAATTCATTGGCTGAGATTAAGGTTAAGAAGAAT GCCTCAGGGAGTGGGAAGAGACACAAAAGAAATTCAAACGAAAAGAACAAACAAAAGGAGGTGGTTCATGTGAGGGCAAGAAGAGGCCAAGCCACTGACAGCCATAGCCTAGCAGAGAGG gagagaagaaagaagataaaTGAAAGAATGAAGCGTTTACAAGATCATGTTCCAGGATGTAACAAG AGAATGGGTATGGCAAGGATGCTGGATGAGATAATCAGTTATGTGCAATCGCTGCAAAACCAAGTTGAG TTTCTCTCAATGGAACTCTCGGCCGCTAGCTATGTTCAAGACTACAGCATAGGCGCCGGATCCCTTTCGACAGTACAG GTAGAAAAAGAAGATGGGGCACGAGAGCCAGAGAAACTGAAGACGCTGATGGAGGGGCATGGAGACTGCACTAGCTTCCATTCATCAGTGCCCTTTTGA
- the LOC122017856 gene encoding transcription factor bHLH75-like isoform X2, with the protein MGESLQEFDYLRRSFPFVEWEQNFELMSQVTEFTGSVMQNQCIGLMDYSNNYYLPHQEFAVPVIDNSVSFLPPVECQKPILKQQPVPGSIGEHIHEDRKRKSMVAPDTNSLAEIKASGSGKRHKRNSNEKNKQKEVVHVRARRGQATDSHSLAERERRKKINERMKRLQDHVPGCNKRMGMARMLDEIISYVQSLQNQVEFLSMELSAASYVQDYSIGAGSLSTVQVEKEDGAREPEKLKTLMEGHGDCTSFHSSVPF; encoded by the exons ATGGGAGAGTCTCTTCAGGAATTCGACTACCTTAGGCGTTCCTTTCCTTTCGTGGAATGGGAACAAAATTTTGAGCTGATGAGCCAAGTTACAGAGTTCACTGGCTCTGTAATGCAGAATCAGTGCATAGGGTTGATGGATTACTCCAATAATTATTACTTGCCTCACCAGGAGTTTGCAGTGCCAGTTATTGATAACTCCGTGAGCTTCTTGCCACCTGTTGAATGTCAAAAGCCCATTTTAAAGCAGCAGCCTGTCCCAGGCTCAATTGGAGAACATATCCATGAAGACAGGAAAAGGAAGTCAATGGTGGCACCAGATACCAATTCATTGGCTGAGATTAAG GCCTCAGGGAGTGGGAAGAGACACAAAAGAAATTCAAACGAAAAGAACAAACAAAAGGAGGTGGTTCATGTGAGGGCAAGAAGAGGCCAAGCCACTGACAGCCATAGCCTAGCAGAGAGG gagagaagaaagaagataaaTGAAAGAATGAAGCGTTTACAAGATCATGTTCCAGGATGTAACAAG AGAATGGGTATGGCAAGGATGCTGGATGAGATAATCAGTTATGTGCAATCGCTGCAAAACCAAGTTGAG TTTCTCTCAATGGAACTCTCGGCCGCTAGCTATGTTCAAGACTACAGCATAGGCGCCGGATCCCTTTCGACAGTACAG GTAGAAAAAGAAGATGGGGCACGAGAGCCAGAGAAACTGAAGACGCTGATGGAGGGGCATGGAGACTGCACTAGCTTCCATTCATCAGTGCCCTTTTGA